In one window of Musa acuminata AAA Group cultivar baxijiao chromosome BXJ3-2, Cavendish_Baxijiao_AAA, whole genome shotgun sequence DNA:
- the LOC103975087 gene encoding metacaspase-1 has translation MSLMLVDCSGCRTPLQLPPGAKSIRCALCQAVTYIPDPRGAPAPAASQGYRPPAAPSPGAGTPWGPPPTPHGRKRAVICGISYRYSRHELKGCINDAKCMRYLLINRFDFPESSIIMLTEEETDPYKFPTKHNIRMALYWLVQGCQPGDSLVFHYSGHGSQQRSYHSDEVDGYDETLCPLDFESQGMIVDDEINATIVRPLPHGVKLHAIIDACHSGTVLDLPFLCRMNRSGQYIWEDHRPRSGVWKGTSGGEAISFSGCDDDQTSADTSALSRITSTGAMTFCFIQAIERGHGATYGSILNSMRTTIRSTGDAMGGGPVTSLLTMLLTGGSLSGGLRQEPQLTAWEQFDVYSKPFSL, from the exons ATGTCTTTGATGCTCGTCGATTGCTCCGGCTGCCGGACGCCGCTCCAGCTTCCGCCGGGGGCCAAGTCCATCCGCTGCGCCCTCTGCCAGGCCGTCACCTACATCCCCGACCCCCGCGGCGCCCCCGCCCCGGCGGCCTCCCAGGGCTACCGCCCCCCTGCAGCCCCGTCGCCCGGCGCCGGTACGCCGTGGGGTCCTCCGCCGACGCCGCACGGGAGGAAGAGGGCCGTGATCTGCGGGATCTCGTACCGTTACTCCCGGCACGAGCTCAAAGGTTGCATCAACGACGCCAAGTGTATGCGCTACCTCCTCATCAACCGCTTCGACTTCCCAGAGTCCTCGATCATCATGCTCACCG AAGAAGAGACTGATCCATATAAGTTCCCGACAAAGCATAATATAAGGATGGCCCTATATTGGCTTGTACAAGGCTGTCAACCAGGAGACTCATTGGTATTCCATTATTCTGGCCATGGTTCGCAACAAAGGAGCTATCACTCAGATGAGGTTGATGGCTACGATGAAACCTTGTGTCCTCTGGACTTTGAATCACAAGGAATGATTGTAGATGATGAAATCAATGCAACAATTGTGAGACCGCTTCCTCATGGAGTAAAGCTTCATGCAATAATAGATGCTTGCCACAGTGGTACTGTACTGGATTTACCTTTCCTCTGTAGGATGAATAG GAGCGGACAATATATATGGGAAGATCATCGCCCTCGATCTGGTGTTTGGAAAGGTACAAGTGGTGGTGAAGCCATTTCCTTCAGTGGTTGCGATGATGACCAAACCTCTGCTGATACCTCG GCTCTATCAAGAATCACCTCCACGGGTGCAATGACCTTCTGCTTTATCCAAGCCATCGAGCGTGGTCATGGGGCTACCTACGGAAGCATACTGAACTCGATGCGAACAACCATCAGGAGCACCGGTGATGCCATGGGTGGAGGTCCTGTAACATCACTCCTCACCATGCTGTTGACAGGAGGCAGTTTAAGTGGTGGGCTGCGACAG GAACCACAACTGACTGCGTGGGAACAATTCGATGTGTACTCGAAGCCCTTCTCTCTATGA